A region of Bifidobacterium adolescentis ATCC 15703 DNA encodes the following proteins:
- a CDS encoding ribonuclease J: MATEETTKTTTHKRGSKAAKRTETAVKASKTTKAAKSEKTATKKAKSSTRSRGNGGSRNGGSRGFRGGNGSNRRPSHSAPQSTAPQQDEVLIAPPKYRKGSMRIVPLGGLGEIGRNMNVVEYNGHILLIDCGVLFPEEEQPGVDLILPDFHYIKDRLDKVEALVLTHGHEDHIGGVPYLLKLRPDIPLIGSKLTLAFVEAKCKEHRINPTLVEVKGRDKLKVGPFNLEFVNVTHSIPDALAVFVQTPAGSLIDTGDIKLDQLPLDHRITDLVEFGKLGEKGVDLLMMDSTNAEVPGFVKPETSIGPALDQAFAQATRKIIVASFSSHVHRVQQVVDAAHKYGRKVVFVGRSMVRNMSIAADLGYLRLPEDTVIDLKQAHDVQDDKLVYMCTGSQGEPMAALGRIADGNHRDITINEFDTVILASSLIPGNEHGVYKVINKLVQLGARVVNRDNAAVHVSGHCNEGELLYMYNIVKPKCAMPIHGENRHLVANGMIAVKTGVDPQNVVLAEDGDVVDLYHGQAAVVGSVPCGYVYVDGDSVGELTDEELEKRRILGTEGFVSSFVVVDTETADVITGPKIYLNAVAEDESEFDKVRHQIVEQLQDAMMQGTRDTYKLQQIMRRTLGGWVARQLHRKPMIVPVVADIAQDVDDAMGLNAAK, from the coding sequence ATGGCTACAGAAGAAACCACAAAGACAACAACACACAAGCGCGGCAGCAAGGCTGCCAAGCGCACTGAAACCGCAGTCAAGGCATCCAAGACCACCAAGGCCGCGAAGTCCGAGAAGACCGCCACCAAGAAGGCCAAGTCCTCCACCCGCAGCCGTGGCAACGGTGGCTCGCGCAACGGCGGCTCCCGTGGATTCCGTGGCGGCAACGGTTCGAACCGTCGCCCGTCGCATTCCGCGCCGCAATCCACCGCGCCGCAGCAGGACGAGGTGCTGATCGCCCCGCCGAAGTACCGCAAGGGCTCCATGCGCATCGTGCCGCTCGGCGGTCTGGGTGAGATCGGCCGCAACATGAACGTGGTCGAATACAATGGACATATCCTGCTCATCGACTGCGGCGTGCTCTTCCCGGAAGAGGAGCAGCCGGGCGTGGACCTCATCCTGCCTGACTTCCACTACATCAAGGACCGTCTCGACAAGGTCGAGGCGCTCGTGCTCACCCACGGCCACGAAGACCACATCGGTGGCGTGCCGTACCTGCTCAAGCTCCGCCCGGACATTCCGCTGATCGGCTCCAAGCTCACCCTCGCCTTCGTTGAGGCCAAGTGCAAGGAACACCGCATCAACCCGACGCTCGTCGAGGTCAAGGGACGCGACAAGCTCAAGGTCGGCCCGTTCAACCTGGAATTCGTGAACGTCACGCACTCCATTCCGGACGCGCTCGCCGTGTTCGTGCAGACCCCCGCCGGCTCTCTCATCGACACCGGCGACATCAAGCTCGACCAGCTGCCGCTCGACCACCGCATCACCGATCTGGTGGAATTCGGCAAGCTCGGCGAAAAGGGCGTGGACCTCCTGATGATGGACTCCACCAACGCCGAGGTCCCGGGCTTCGTCAAGCCGGAGACCTCCATCGGTCCGGCGCTCGACCAGGCGTTCGCACAGGCCACTCGCAAGATCATCGTGGCCAGCTTCTCCAGCCACGTGCACCGCGTGCAGCAGGTCGTCGACGCGGCCCACAAGTACGGCCGCAAGGTCGTGTTCGTCGGACGTTCCATGGTCCGCAACATGTCCATCGCAGCAGATTTGGGCTACCTGCGTCTGCCCGAGGACACTGTCATCGACCTGAAGCAGGCCCATGACGTGCAGGACGACAAGCTCGTCTACATGTGCACCGGCTCCCAAGGCGAGCCGATGGCCGCGCTCGGCCGCATCGCCGACGGCAACCATCGTGACATCACCATCAACGAGTTCGACACGGTGATCCTCGCCAGCTCCCTGATCCCAGGCAACGAGCATGGCGTCTACAAGGTCATCAACAAGCTCGTGCAGCTCGGAGCCCGCGTGGTCAACCGAGACAACGCCGCCGTGCACGTCTCCGGCCACTGCAACGAAGGCGAACTGCTGTACATGTACAACATCGTCAAGCCGAAGTGCGCCATGCCTATCCACGGCGAAAACCGCCACTTGGTGGCCAACGGCATGATCGCCGTCAAGACCGGCGTCGATCCGCAGAACGTCGTGCTGGCCGAAGACGGCGACGTCGTCGACCTGTACCACGGCCAGGCCGCGGTCGTCGGCTCCGTGCCGTGCGGCTACGTCTACGTCGATGGCGATTCCGTCGGCGAACTGACCGACGAAGAACTCGAGAAGCGCCGCATCCTCGGCACCGAAGGCTTCGTGTCCAGCTTCGTGGTCGTCGACACCGAGACCGCGGATGTCATCACCGGTCCGAAGATCTACCTCAACGCGGTCGCGGAAGACGAAAGCGAGTTCGACAAGGTCCGTCACCAGATCGTCGAGCAGCTGCAGGACGCGATGATGCAGGGCACGCGCGACACCTACAAGCTGCAGCAGATCATGCGACGCACGCTCGGCGGCTGGGTGGCACGACAGCTGCACCGCAAGCCGATGATCGTCCCCGTCGTCGCCGACATCGCGCAGGACGTGGATGACGCGATGGGACTGAACGCCGCGAAATAA
- the dapA gene encoding 4-hydroxy-tetrahydrodipicolinate synthase — protein sequence MHLLDPAPFGRILPAMVTPMKADGAVDFEAAQQLARQLVADGADGLVVNGTTGESPTTHMEEKVELVQAVKEVVDVPVISGAGSNDTAHTVRMVEQTQEAGADAVLVVAPYYSRPSQEGVFRHYKAVNDSADKPIIVYDVPSRTGLHIQLETYRRMAELDHVQAVKDATGDIAGAVRKRMETGLTWYSGDDGLFLPFLSVGAVGIISVIAHAAAGPMRDLANAFDRGDIHEAQRISVQLAPLVEAMNGNGFQAVMAKASLKVRGILDSTEMRLPNVGPGEAELVRAEKGMRAAGLL from the coding sequence ATGCATCTGCTCGATCCTGCTCCCTTCGGACGTATCCTTCCGGCCATGGTCACCCCCATGAAGGCCGACGGAGCCGTAGATTTCGAAGCCGCGCAACAGCTGGCGAGGCAGCTCGTGGCGGATGGTGCCGACGGTCTTGTGGTCAACGGCACCACCGGCGAATCGCCGACCACCCATATGGAGGAGAAGGTCGAGCTGGTTCAGGCCGTCAAGGAGGTCGTGGACGTGCCGGTCATTTCCGGCGCCGGTTCCAATGACACCGCGCACACCGTGCGCATGGTGGAGCAGACCCAGGAGGCGGGCGCCGACGCGGTGCTCGTGGTCGCCCCGTATTACTCCCGTCCGTCGCAGGAGGGCGTGTTCCGCCACTACAAGGCGGTCAACGATTCCGCGGACAAGCCGATCATCGTCTACGATGTGCCGAGCCGTACCGGACTGCACATCCAGCTGGAAACCTACCGTCGTATGGCCGAGCTCGACCACGTCCAGGCCGTCAAGGACGCCACCGGCGACATCGCAGGCGCGGTGCGCAAGCGTATGGAGACCGGTCTGACCTGGTATTCGGGCGATGACGGCCTGTTCCTGCCGTTCCTGTCCGTCGGCGCCGTCGGCATCATCTCTGTGATCGCACACGCGGCCGCCGGTCCGATGCGTGACCTCGCCAACGCGTTCGACCGTGGCGATATCCACGAAGCGCAGCGCATCTCCGTGCAGCTGGCGCCGCTCGTCGAAGCGATGAACGGCAATGGCTTCCAGGCCGTGATGGCCAAGGCCTCGCTGAAGGTGCGTGGAATCCTCGACTCCACCGAAATGCGCCTGCCGAACGTCGGTCCGGGCGAAGCGGAACTCGTGCGCGCGGAAAAGGGCATGCGCGCCGCGGGACTGCTGTGA
- a CDS encoding MFS transporter — translation MNSKRNMLAYDRSSTGLWVALIFLVSLNLRPAIAAVGPVLAQMGTDLAWGEGVQGVLTAIPLIAFAVVSPLVTFLARRIGIDMSILLALLCIAAGDAIRSFGGGVGIWLGTVVFASAIAVGNVLVPVIAKRDYAGHVAMATGVYSGCITAGSATAGLLSAPLAQMWGGWRASLAFWSVPPLVVAALWALRILHNRKVVIASAGGTIETSDTGDIDDIGDRSTTANAQNPHSAQRPACSAQSSHGVFARVLRRPMTWYVTAFMGLQSSAFYTMSNWMPSISASIGYDASTAGVHLFIFQGIGILSGLVIPKLMNVRGNQVCAALTASAPMLIAGLGMLLLPHLMPVWAFVGGCAQGASLVVALALIALRGHDSAETVVLSGVAQSFGYLIASLGPLMFGVLVQTTGGHHVPLMVFTFVAFLQCVVAVVVGRPSKM, via the coding sequence ATGAATTCAAAACGAAACATGCTGGCGTACGACCGGTCCTCCACCGGATTGTGGGTGGCTTTGATTTTCCTCGTATCGCTGAATCTGCGGCCCGCCATCGCCGCCGTCGGGCCGGTCCTCGCCCAAATGGGAACCGACCTTGCGTGGGGTGAGGGCGTGCAGGGCGTATTGACGGCGATTCCGCTGATCGCCTTCGCCGTGGTCAGCCCGCTGGTCACGTTCCTTGCACGCCGCATCGGCATCGACATGTCGATTCTGCTGGCCCTGCTGTGCATCGCGGCGGGCGACGCCATCCGCTCGTTCGGCGGCGGCGTTGGCATCTGGCTGGGCACGGTGGTGTTCGCTTCCGCCATCGCCGTCGGCAACGTTCTGGTTCCGGTAATCGCGAAACGTGACTACGCCGGCCATGTCGCGATGGCGACCGGCGTCTATTCCGGCTGCATCACCGCCGGCAGCGCCACCGCAGGTTTGCTGTCCGCGCCGCTTGCGCAGATGTGGGGCGGTTGGCGTGCGTCACTCGCCTTCTGGAGTGTGCCTCCGCTGGTTGTCGCCGCGCTGTGGGCGTTGCGTATCCTGCACAATCGCAAAGTCGTTATCGCTTCCGCCGGCGGCACCATCGAAACCAGCGATACTGGCGATATCGATGATATTGGCGATCGCAGCACGACGGCCAACGCACAAAACCCGCATTCCGCACAGCGACCGGCATGTTCCGCGCAATCGTCGCATGGCGTGTTCGCCCGCGTGCTGCGCCGTCCGATGACGTGGTACGTGACGGCCTTCATGGGGCTGCAATCGTCCGCTTTCTACACCATGTCCAATTGGATGCCGTCCATCTCCGCATCCATCGGCTACGATGCCTCCACCGCCGGCGTGCATCTGTTCATCTTCCAAGGCATCGGCATCCTTTCCGGCTTGGTCATTCCTAAGCTCATGAACGTGCGCGGCAACCAGGTCTGCGCGGCGCTCACCGCCAGCGCTCCCATGCTGATCGCCGGCCTTGGCATGCTGCTGTTGCCGCATCTCATGCCGGTATGGGCGTTCGTCGGTGGTTGCGCGCAGGGCGCGTCCCTGGTGGTGGCGCTCGCACTGATCGCGCTGCGCGGGCATGACAGCGCCGAAACCGTGGTGCTGTCGGGCGTCGCGCAGTCGTTCGGCTATCTGATCGCCTCGCTCGGCCCGCTTATGTTCGGCGTGCTGGTCCAGACCACCGGCGGCCATCATGTGCCGCTGATGGTGTTCACGTTCGTCGCTTTCCTGCAGTGCGTCGTCGCGGTCGTCGTCGGCAGGCCTTCCAAAATGTGA
- a CDS encoding MurR/RpiR family transcriptional regulator: MTSGIMLSDNMGASKDAMDEEGNAAADLGLVARIRESFDSLTATEREAAQFILGHLTDVLVCNSVELSQLSGISQPTLSRLYRKLGYANAGEFRRDVRRVHRPGSPELSRHTQCDDLVADHLRRDEESLKRTFEGIDRAQLSSACQAMATAPHVAVVGYHSSYPVALHMREQLMRLRGNVDILPNPGQSIAEDLVDYAAGDVIVIIGVGRRLPFFSRLIDVMLERGLTVVVIGDISARNAVIGRNVAFFKVVLSSHVLTSFTAAFALIALMVDEVGKCLVDTEDEVHARIEGINDCFDALNELED, encoded by the coding sequence GTGACTTCTGGAATTATGCTTTCAGACAATATGGGGGCTTCGAAGGACGCCATGGACGAGGAAGGCAATGCTGCCGCGGACCTCGGCTTGGTGGCGCGCATCCGGGAATCCTTCGATTCGCTGACTGCGACGGAACGTGAGGCCGCGCAGTTCATTCTGGGTCATCTGACCGACGTGCTGGTCTGCAATTCCGTGGAATTGTCGCAGTTGAGCGGCATCTCGCAGCCGACGCTCAGCCGCCTGTACCGCAAGCTCGGCTATGCGAACGCGGGCGAATTCAGACGTGACGTGCGTCGCGTCCATCGTCCTGGCTCTCCGGAGCTTTCACGGCACACCCAGTGCGACGATTTGGTCGCCGACCATCTGCGCCGTGACGAGGAAAGCCTGAAACGCACGTTTGAAGGCATCGACCGCGCGCAACTGTCATCCGCATGCCAAGCCATGGCCACGGCCCCGCATGTGGCGGTGGTCGGGTACCACAGCAGCTATCCCGTGGCGCTGCACATGCGCGAACAGCTGATGCGGCTACGCGGAAACGTTGATATTCTGCCGAATCCAGGCCAGTCCATAGCCGAAGATCTGGTTGATTATGCGGCAGGCGACGTAATCGTCATCATCGGCGTGGGCCGGCGTCTTCCCTTCTTCTCACGGCTCATCGACGTGATGCTTGAGCGCGGCCTGACCGTGGTGGTGATTGGCGACATTTCGGCGCGCAACGCCGTCATCGGCCGTAACGTCGCCTTCTTCAAAGTGGTGCTGAGCTCCCACGTGCTGACGAGCTTCACCGCGGCGTTCGCCCTGATCGCCCTGATGGTGGACGAAGTCGGAAAATGCCTCGTCGATACCGAAGACGAGGTGCACGCGCGTATCGAAGGCATCAACGATTGCTTCGATGCGCTCAATGAGCTTGAAGATTGA
- a CDS encoding dihydroorotase, protein MRKIVRLVARTGCRTHILHVSSGLSVDVLRRAKAEGLPVSAETCPHYLTLDCDHIPDNATAFKCCPPIRDLHEQDALWAGLADGTLDGVVTDHSPASADMKAGTLATAWGGVSSLQVGFRAVLTGAMRRGLSLTDVVRWMSCNTARLVGLDDRGDITPVLRADLAIIRPYERFVVDATALESRNPICACDGMTLNGVVTRTFVAGRDALSGVREGNLIVRP, encoded by the coding sequence GTGCGCAAGATCGTACGGCTGGTGGCACGCACCGGCTGCCGCACGCATATTCTGCACGTGTCCAGCGGTCTGAGCGTGGACGTGCTGCGGCGGGCGAAGGCCGAAGGACTGCCGGTCAGCGCGGAGACCTGTCCGCATTACCTCACGTTGGATTGCGACCATATTCCCGACAACGCCACCGCGTTCAAATGCTGTCCGCCGATTCGTGATCTGCATGAGCAGGACGCGCTATGGGCGGGGCTTGCCGACGGCACGTTGGATGGTGTCGTCACCGATCATTCCCCGGCCAGCGCGGATATGAAAGCCGGCACGCTCGCCACCGCGTGGGGTGGCGTTTCCAGTCTGCAGGTCGGATTCCGCGCGGTGTTGACGGGTGCGATGCGGCGCGGCTTGAGTTTGACCGACGTCGTGCGGTGGATGTCGTGCAACACCGCACGGCTTGTGGGACTTGACGATCGTGGCGATATAACGCCGGTATTGCGGGCCGATTTGGCGATTATTCGCCCGTACGAACGGTTTGTTGTGGATGCTACCGCTTTGGAAAGCCGCAATCCGATCTGCGCCTGCGATGGCATGACGCTTAACGGCGTCGTCACGCGCACGTTTGTAGCGGGGCGGGACGCGCTCTCCGGAGTGCGGGAGGGGAATCTTATCGTTCGTCCGTGA
- a CDS encoding heavy metal translocating P-type ATPase, translated as MHIAIALIMALLVTAGVLWFFFAPRKAYRAPLRDGVQEAVVEVKGGYNPAVIEAEAGMPLRLIFDRKEDGECSSHVVFSDFGVDLALPAFRTTTLTLHPDEPGEYPFACGMNMLHGMLRVLPGRHAGAGADATAGIATTAANTSMPDSGNSDMHSTTGGGHTSDSDETDAQTAQKNAQTPDSGETDIRALVARLVVAAVCTIPVFGSTMLMLYPMPNWLQFLLMLPIVGYAALPIFRSGFAAIAHRSPEMNALVSLGALAAFAYSCVVTFAPNVLPENAREPYFEAVGVVVTLMLVGQLLEARARKGTGEAMRALAGLQPKTARVVRDGKETSIAIDDVRVGDVIAIRPGEQLPVDGIVISGTSTVGESMITGEAMPVAKTEGSEVTGATINGGGSLRYRATKVGKDTVLAQIIDMVTAAQSSKAPVQRLADRISGVFVPAVVLVAVWSCALWFAFGPEPRVTHALVAAVSVLLIACPCALGLATPLSVTVSTGRAARMGVLVRSAEALETCGKVNAVVLDKTGTITAGKPTLTDVLPFGKWRRQADDFLTIVAAAERDSEHPLAVAIVATAAEHVDAADAAQTTDFQAIAGRGVTARVTFRGLPHTVAVGNTDLIDDLDVDMPDVTSDTSEIASETIHDTNLDAIIADMELLSQQGKTPILAAIDGHLAGIVAVADVPKADSRQAIELLRKRGVEAVMLTGDNPTTARAIASQVGIDERHVIAGVRPERKADEIAKLQSQGYTVAMVGDGINDAPALARANVGFAIGTGTDVAVQSADVTLMGGSLMGLVHALDLTHAAMRNIAQNLGFALGYNSIGIAIAAGVLYPFTGTLLNPMIAGAAMAFSSLCVVTNASRLRLFDPDAEAAKNKTYRVRKPDPSKNNGNQHSRKGTIMGLFSDHKAKKEAENMGTMGAGHCCGGHDGHGMASNMGDSAANVAKDPVCGMSVDPATAAATREYGGVTYYFCNPGCADKFAQNPAAYLG; from the coding sequence ATGCACATCGCAATCGCGCTTATTATGGCGCTGCTCGTCACGGCGGGCGTGCTGTGGTTCTTCTTCGCACCGCGCAAAGCGTATCGTGCGCCGTTGCGCGACGGCGTGCAGGAAGCGGTCGTCGAAGTCAAAGGCGGGTATAACCCAGCCGTCATCGAAGCCGAAGCGGGCATGCCGTTGCGGCTGATCTTCGATCGCAAGGAAGACGGCGAATGTTCGTCGCACGTCGTTTTTTCCGATTTCGGGGTCGATCTTGCGCTGCCCGCCTTCCGCACGACCACGCTGACGTTGCACCCCGATGAGCCGGGTGAGTATCCCTTCGCATGCGGCATGAACATGCTGCATGGCATGTTGCGTGTGCTGCCGGGCAGGCACGCAGGCGCCGGTGCTGACGCTACCGCCGGTATCGCAACTACCGCTGCCAATACCAGCATGCCCGATTCTGGCAATTCAGACATGCACTCGACTACGGGCGGTGGCCACACGTCCGATTCTGATGAAACAGACGCACAGACCGCGCAAAAAAACGCCCAAACGCCCGATTCCGGCGAAACGGACATCCGCGCCCTCGTCGCCCGTCTCGTCGTGGCCGCCGTCTGCACGATTCCCGTGTTCGGCTCCACCATGCTCATGCTGTATCCGATGCCGAACTGGCTGCAATTCCTGCTGATGCTGCCGATTGTCGGCTATGCGGCATTGCCGATTTTCCGCAGCGGTTTCGCCGCGATAGCCCACCGCTCGCCGGAGATGAACGCGCTCGTCAGCCTTGGTGCGCTGGCCGCATTCGCCTACTCCTGCGTGGTCACCTTCGCACCGAACGTCCTGCCCGAGAACGCGCGCGAACCGTATTTCGAAGCGGTCGGTGTGGTCGTCACGCTTATGCTTGTCGGCCAGCTGCTCGAAGCGCGCGCCCGCAAAGGCACCGGTGAAGCCATGCGCGCATTGGCGGGTCTGCAACCGAAAACCGCCCGCGTGGTGCGAGACGGCAAGGAAACCAGCATCGCCATCGATGACGTGCGCGTCGGCGATGTCATCGCCATCCGTCCCGGCGAGCAGCTGCCGGTCGACGGCATCGTCATATCCGGCACCTCCACCGTGGGCGAATCGATGATCACCGGCGAAGCCATGCCGGTCGCCAAAACCGAAGGCAGCGAAGTGACGGGCGCCACCATCAACGGCGGCGGCTCGCTGCGCTACCGCGCCACGAAAGTCGGCAAAGACACCGTGCTCGCGCAGATCATCGACATGGTGACCGCCGCACAAAGCTCGAAAGCCCCCGTGCAACGATTGGCGGACCGTATCTCCGGCGTTTTCGTGCCGGCCGTGGTGCTCGTCGCCGTATGGTCGTGCGCGCTGTGGTTTGCGTTCGGCCCCGAACCGCGTGTCACGCACGCGCTGGTCGCCGCGGTATCGGTGCTGCTGATCGCCTGCCCGTGCGCGCTCGGACTGGCGACGCCCCTGTCGGTGACGGTCTCGACCGGTCGCGCGGCTCGCATGGGGGTGCTGGTCCGTTCCGCCGAAGCGTTGGAAACATGCGGCAAAGTCAATGCCGTTGTATTGGATAAGACCGGCACGATCACCGCCGGCAAACCCACCCTCACCGACGTGCTGCCGTTCGGCAAGTGGCGTCGGCAGGCCGATGATTTCCTGACGATCGTCGCCGCCGCCGAACGTGATTCCGAGCATCCGCTCGCTGTCGCGATCGTCGCGACCGCCGCGGAACATGTCGATGCCGCGGATGCCGCGCAAACCACCGATTTTCAGGCGATTGCCGGCCGTGGCGTCACCGCGCGTGTCACCTTCCGCGGTCTGCCGCACACCGTCGCCGTCGGCAACACCGACCTGATCGACGACCTTGACGTCGACATGCCCGACGTTACGTCCGATACCTCCGAAATTGCCTCCGAGACCATCCACGATACGAACCTCGACGCCATCATCGCCGACATGGAACTCCTGTCGCAGCAAGGCAAAACGCCGATCCTAGCGGCCATCGACGGCCATCTCGCCGGCATCGTCGCCGTCGCCGACGTGCCGAAAGCCGACTCGCGCCAAGCCATCGAACTGCTCCGCAAACGTGGCGTCGAAGCCGTCATGCTCACGGGAGACAATCCGACCACCGCACGCGCCATCGCAAGCCAGGTCGGTATCGACGAACGTCATGTGATCGCCGGCGTGCGGCCGGAACGCAAGGCCGACGAAATCGCAAAACTCCAATCGCAAGGCTATACGGTGGCGATGGTCGGCGACGGCATCAACGACGCGCCCGCCCTCGCCCGAGCCAACGTCGGATTCGCCATCGGCACCGGCACCGACGTGGCCGTCCAATCCGCGGATGTGACACTGATGGGCGGATCGCTCATGGGGCTCGTGCACGCGCTCGACCTGACGCATGCCGCCATGCGCAACATCGCGCAGAACCTCGGCTTCGCACTCGGCTACAACAGCATCGGCATCGCGATCGCGGCCGGCGTGCTGTATCCGTTCACCGGAACGCTGCTGAATCCGATGATCGCCGGCGCCGCGATGGCGTTCTCGTCGTTGTGCGTGGTGACGAACGCAAGCCGGCTGCGCCTGTTCGATCCGGACGCGGAGGCGGCGAAAAACAAGACGTATCGGGTACGCAAGCCCGATCCGAGCAAAAATAATGGCAACCAGCACAGTCGGAAAGGAACGATCATGGGACTGTTCAGCGATCACAAGGCCAAGAAGGAAGCCGAGAACATGGGCACGATGGGCGCCGGACACTGCTGCGGCGGTCATGACGGCCACGGCATGGCTTCGAATATGGGCGATTCCGCGGCGAACGTTGCGAAGGACCCGGTTTGCGGCATGAGCGTCGATCCGGCCACCGCGGCCGCAACCCGCGAATACGGCGGCGTCACCTACTACTTCTGCAACCCCGGTTGCGCCGACAAGTTCGCCCAGAACCCGGCCGCCTACCTGGGCTGA
- a CDS encoding metal-sensitive transcriptional regulator, whose protein sequence is MNATQHGYASDQKRIIARLNRIEGQVRGIRQMTENGEYCIDILTQISAADSALKSVALLLLDDHLHHCVAKAAAEGGTVADEKLAEVSAAIARLAK, encoded by the coding sequence ATGAACGCCACACAACATGGGTACGCAAGCGACCAGAAGAGGATCATCGCACGATTGAATCGCATCGAAGGGCAGGTGCGCGGCATTCGGCAGATGACGGAAAACGGCGAATACTGCATCGACATTCTGACGCAGATTTCCGCAGCGGACAGCGCGCTGAAGTCGGTGGCGCTACTGCTGCTCGACGACCATCTGCACCATTGCGTCGCCAAAGCCGCGGCGGAGGGCGGTACCGTCGCCGACGAAAAGCTGGCGGAAGTCAGCGCCGCCATCGCACGCCTTGCCAAATAA